The genomic segment TACCGAATCGCTCGATGTCGTAGCGCGGCATCGACATCTGCATCATCTCGACGGCGCAGCAGGCCAGGCCCGTCTGCATCCACATCAGGGAACCGGTACGCGCCCAGGTAATCAGCTGGGCTGCAGTGGTGACCAGGAACCCCTTGTCCGCCAGTTCGTCCGAAACGCCGGCAAAGAACGGGTCGTCCGAACCCACCGGCTTGCCCGTACGCGGGTCGATCGCACCGGTCGGGCGCGGCGTAACCAGAGTGCCGCCCTGTCCGCTCAATCCCATTCCAACGCTCCTTTGCGCCACTCGTAGATGAAGCCCACGGTCAGAACGCCCAGGAAGATCATCATCGACCAGAAGCCGAACCAGCCCACATCCTTGAAGGCCACGGCCCACGGAAACAGGAAGGCGACTTCGAGATCGAAGATGATGAAGAGAATCGACACGAGGTAGTATCGGACGTCGACCTTCATGCGCGCGTCATCGAACGCATCGAAGCCGGCTTCGAAGGCGGAAACCTTCTCGGGATCGGGCTTCTTGAAGGCAACGATGAAGGGGGCCACAAGCAGCGCCAAACCAATGACGCCGGCGATGCCTATGAAGAGCACGATAGGCAGGTAGTTGCTGAGCAATTCGTTCATGCCAGGCCTATTCTTCGGTCCGGTCGGGCGACCGGGTTAGCGAGAGTTCAGCGGGCAATTGGGGCGCGCGAACCAACGCTCTCAAGATGGCTAGGGCTTATCGCTTCCCTACCGGTGATTCAAGCGAAACAAAACCGGATAAAAGCAGTCATAATTTCATTACGGACGCAATATCCGACAATAGCGAGCATCAGCGCGGACGTTTGGAAAAACACGTTCTGCACCAACGGGGAAAGAAGGCAAATTGCCTCACCCGGAAACCGGCTGGAACCGCGAAAACGGGCGGCGACAGCTCCTCGAGGCGATCGCGAATCGCCGCCTTCCGCCGCTGGCAAAAAACAAAGGCCCCGCCGTGGCGGAGCCTTCGAAAAAACCAAAACGGCGAACCGGGCCCGGTTCGCCGAATTGGGTTTGCAAGACGCTACCCCGCCCGAGGAGCCCCCGGGTAGAGTCGAGCAGTTCGGACTAGAAGTGGAACAGGACGCCGATGGTCGCCTTGGCCGCATTCTGGTTGACTGCATCAGGCATGTGCAGGCCCAGAACTTCGCCGCGGATCGACATGTTGTCGGTCACAGCCACTTCAACGCCACCGCCGTAAGCCCAGGTGCCGTAGGTCGTGCCGCCGCCGGCGTTGTCGTGGACCCAGCCACCACCGAGCGAAGCATAAACCAGGACCTGCGGCGAGGCGAGAACGCCGATCTTGCCGAGGATGAGGGCATCATAGCCGTTGAGGCCGGAGTCGTAGTACAGGCCATCGAACTGGCCTTCGACACCGAGCAGGAACGGGTCGGCGACGGTGAAGTTGGCACCGGCGACAACGCCGATCGAACCAGCCGAACCACCACCGGAAACCCAAGCGCCGCCGCCAGTGATACCAGCGTAGAAACCATCGAAATTGAAGATCGAGGTATCAACAACCGGAGTCGGCTGAACCGGGAGCATAAGGTCGGCCGCATGAGCGCCCGACGCCATGAGCGTGGCAACGCCAACGCCAGCCAAAAGTGCAGAAATCTTCATCTTGCATTCCCCTAGGGTAGACAACAGTCACAAGCATATGTCTCAGACCGTCTGGTCCATGACAACCCCGTCAACCCCCTAATCAGGGCCTTCGAGGAGGAATCCATGTCTTTTCGCGGGCACCTGTTGCAAGAATGGATCGGATTTGACCCAACCGTCAACACAATCGCGGACTTCCGTCCGGAGGCGCGGCCGCGAACAGGCCACGGAGAGGCAGAAACCCTTAGGGTCCCGCCCCAACTATGATGCGCCGGAATGATCCGGCGCAGCACGTATTCGTATTCCTGGGCGGGAGCAGTGTCCGGATTCGCCCGACCCTGCAACCACCCCCTGACGGTTTAGGCGCCGTCAGTTGAAATGAAACAACACACCGGCCGTCGCCTTGGCGGCGGAAGGTCCCTGCCCCCAGTTTGCGAGGCCGAGAACTTCGCCGCGCACGCTGATCGACTGGAAGGTCGCCACTTCGACGCCGCCGCCGAAAGCGTAGACGCCGTTGCCCGCCACGTTACCGACGCCGGCCGTACCGTAGGCCATGACGCCGTCTGTGAACTGGGCGCCGACGCGCGCCAGACCGAGCATATCCCACTTCCAGCCACTGTCGGGCCACATGACGCCGCCCTGGAATTCGACACCGGCAAGAAGCAGGTCGGTCATGGCGAAATTAACACCCGCCACCAGGTCCAGGTTCCAGCCGGTGACGGATGGGCCGTTCACTGTGCCCGAAAAGCCACCACCCTGGACGCCCGCATAGGCGCCGTCGAAGCTGAACATCGGGCTCGAATAGAGATCGGTCGCCGGCGTCCCGGAATACAGATCCGCCGCAAAGGCACCCGTAGACAGGAGCGTCGCAACGGCGGCGCCGAGCGTAAGTGTCCGTGCAATCATTTTTGTACTCCGCACATACATGTCGTTTGTGCACATCTTGTCGCTCACGCGGGCGCGGAGCCACCCCCTGCGGGGGTCATTTTGGCAGGTGCGGATAACGATTAGTGACGGAAGACAAGGCTTTGCGGCCCGATTGATCCAATTTGATACAAATTGCGTGAAAGAACGGTCGAACGATCAGAAGTGATAGTTCGCGCCAATGGTGACCTGGTTGGTCGGATTGCTGCCTTCGGCCTCGAACCCGTGCAGGAATTGCGCGCGCAGGGAGACGTTATCGGTGATGGCCATCTCGACGCCCGCACCCAGCAGCCAGTTGCTCTGGTCCGGAACGCCCAGGTCGATGCCGTAGCCGGCGGTGGCATAAAGCGCCAGGTCGTCCGCAACCAGGACACCGCCCTTGGCCAGGACCTGGCCATAGGAACTCTCGCCCTCGCCGCCCGCGAGGCCCTGCACCGCCACTTCGGCGCCGACGAGATAGAAATCGAATTGCGCATTGACGCCCAGGTCGATGCCGAGGCCGTACTGGTTGCCGCGCCCGGCGCTGAACTGGCCGGCGCCATAGACGCCGCCATAGAATCCGTTCCAGTCAAAGCCGGCATCGGCAACGGGAATCGCGGACGAAGGCGCGCTGGTTTCGTAGGTTATGGCATCGGCCGCCACGACAGGAAGCGGCGCCATAGCCAGAACGGCTGCGATCGCAAGTTTCCTGATCAAGCTCATCGTGCGGTCTCCTGTCACGGCCACTGAACGGTTGCGTTCAACGCGGAGCTTTCGCCGACGGTTCCTTTCCGGATACCAACGCCAATATGGTGCCTTCGCCGATCCGCGCCAATGCATCTTTGGGTGAGGTTGCGCATAAATTCGGGCCCGCGCTGGGCTAGAAAAAGGCACGGTCCCGGTGTGACCGGAACGACACAGCCTTCGCCCTTGCGCCGGGCACGACCATGCTCAAAAAATGCTCCATCCTGCTGGGAGCGTGCGAGATGGACCTGCGTCGTCTGACCGAGCTCTTCGAAACCAACCGGAAGACCGGCCATGGGGGCATTGCCTCGGTGTGCAGCGCCCATCCTCTTGTCATCGGCGCGACACTGGCGCTGGCGGGCGAGCGGGACCAGCTGGCGCTCATCGAAGCGACCTGCAACCAGGTCAACCAGTTCGGCGGTTACACCGGCCTCGAGCCTGCCGACTTCGCGGCAATGGTTCGCAAGGAAGCGGAATCGGTCGGATTGGGCGAGGACGACCTGCTGCTCGGGGGCGATCACCTTGGCCCGCAACCCTGGCGCAGCGAGCCTGCCGAGGAAGCCCTGGGAAAGGCGCGCGATCTCGTGCGCGCTTTTGCGGCTGCCGGATTTCAGAAGCTGCACCTGGACTGCTCGATGCGTTGCGCCGACGATCCGGACGTCCTTCCCGACGCCCTGATCGCCGGACGCGCTGCCAGTCTCGCGAGTGCGGCGGAGGAGACGGGCGCGCGTCCACTCTATGTCATCGGCACAGAGGTGCCCCCACCCGGCGGCATGGGCGCCGGTCATCACATCGCCGTCACCTCGCCCGCAAGCGTCAAGGACACCTACGAAGCCCACCACGAGGCCTTTGCCACGGTCGGACTCAAGGATGCCTTCTCACGCGTCGTGGCTGTCGTGGTTCAACCAGGCCTTGATTTCGGCAATGAGGAGATCGTCCATTTTGCGCCCGACAAGGCCGATCGCCTGGCCGAAGCGGTGCGGGACTATCCGGGAATCGTTTTCGAAGCGCACTCGACCGACTACCAGCTGCCTGCCGCCTACAGGGAGCTGGTGGCGCGTCACTTCGCGATCCTCAAGGTGGGCCCCGCCGCTACATTTGCGATGCGCGAAGCGTTTTATGCGCTCGAAGCCATGGAAGCCGAACTCGTGCCCTCGGGCGAGCGCTCGCGGCTACGCGCCATGGTCGAAGCCAGCATGCTGATGCGCCCGGCAGACTGGCAGGCGCACTATCATGGCGACGCGGACAAGCAGGCCTATCTGCGCCATTTCAGCTACTCGGACCGTATCCGCTACTACTGGGCCGCCCCGGAGATCGAGGCGGCACGCGAACGCCTCTTCGCCAACCTGGCCCGTACCGGCCTGCCACTTCCGCTGATCAGCCAATACCTGCCCCAGCATCACGGCGCGGTGGCAGAAGGTCGGATCGAGGCAACGCCCGGTGCACTGGTCGGCGCCAATGTGGTGCGGGCGCTCGCCCCCTATTTCGACGCCGCGGCGAGCCATTGACGCCCCATAGGGGCCCAGGCAAACCTCAGCCTCAGGGAGAAAGCCATGCAACGTGTCCTCGTCACCGGCGCCGCCAAAGGAATCGGCCAGGCAGTCGCCGAGGCTTTTGCGGCCCAGGGCGCCGCCCTGGTGCTGATGGACCTCGACGAAGCGGCCCTGACGGAGACGGCCCGAAGCCTTGCGGGAGCCCAGCGGGTGGAAATCTTGGTCGGCTCGGTGGCAAGCGCAACTGACTGCGCCGCCGCCGCCGAACTGGCGCAAAGCGCCCTTGGCGGCCTCGATGTCCTCTCCCACAACGCCGGCATCCAGACCTACGGCACGGTCGAAACGACCGATGAAGAGCTTTGGGATCGCACGCTCGGCGTCAACCTCAAGGGTGCCTTCCTCATTTCGCGCGCCGTGATGCCCTTGCTGCGCCAGTCACGCGGCTCCGTCGTCCACATGGCTTCGGTGCAGGGCATGGCCTCCCAGGCGGGCGTCACCGCCTATTCGGTCTCCAAGCACGGCCTGATCGGGCTGGTGCACTCGATGGCCATCGACTACGCCCCCTTCGGCGTTCGCGTGAACGGCATCGCGCCCGGCTCGGTGGATACGCCCATGCTGCGGGCGTCCGTCGCGCTGGCCGAGCATCCCGACGAGGTCTGGGCCGAGATCCGCCATATGCACCCGCTCGGACGGAGCGCACGGCCATCCGAGATCGCCGAGGCGGTGCTGTTCCTCGCCTCCGAGAAGGCCTCGTTCATAACGGGAGAAGTCCTGCGGGTGGATGGCGGCATGCTGGCTGGCCTGGGTGGCTCACCCAAGAAGGAATAGCCATGCGCAAGGTCGTCACCATCGGCGAAATCCTGGTGGAGATCATGGCGACCGAGCCCGGCGATGGCTTCAACGCGCCCATAGCCCTCGTCGGCCCCTACCCCTCGGGAGCCCCGGCGATCTTCATCGACCAGGTCGCGCGGCTCGGCCATCCTGGAGGCATCATCGGATGCGTAGGCGCCGACGACTTCGGCCGGCTCAATCTCGACCGCCTCCGTGCCGATGGCGTGGACGTTTCTGCGGTTCGCGTCGACGCCGAACTGCCCACCGGCACGGCGTTCGTGCGGTATCGCAGCGACGGCGGACGAGATTTCGTCTTCAACATCAAGCACAGCGCATGCGGCGCCGTTCGCGCAACGCCGCAATCGGCGGCTCTTCTTGCCGAGGCGGGGCACCTTCACGTCATGGGCTCCTCCCTCTTCTCCCCCGCCCTGGTCGAGGCGACGCTCTCCGCGCTCGAGGAGATAAAGGGGCGCGGGGGCACGATTTCCTTCGATCCCAACATCCGCAAGGAGATGCTTGGCCTCCCCGGCCTCGAGGCCGCCCTTCACGCAGTTCTCGAGCGGACGGACCTGTTCCTGCCGAGCGGGCAGGAACTGTTTCTCTTCACAAGCGCGCGCGAGGAAGCTTCGGCCGTCGCCGAAATCCTGACGCGTGCACGGGCGGTCGTGATCAAGCGCGGCGCGGATGGATCGAGCTATTTCGA from the Youhaiella tibetensis genome contains:
- a CDS encoding class II D-tagatose-bisphosphate aldolase, non-catalytic subunit, producing MDLRRLTELFETNRKTGHGGIASVCSAHPLVIGATLALAGERDQLALIEATCNQVNQFGGYTGLEPADFAAMVRKEAESVGLGEDDLLLGGDHLGPQPWRSEPAEEALGKARDLVRAFAAAGFQKLHLDCSMRCADDPDVLPDALIAGRAASLASAAEETGARPLYVIGTEVPPPGGMGAGHHIAVTSPASVKDTYEAHHEAFATVGLKDAFSRVVAVVVQPGLDFGNEEIVHFAPDKADRLAEAVRDYPGIVFEAHSTDYQLPAAYRELVARHFAILKVGPAATFAMREAFYALEAMEAELVPSGERSRLRAMVEASMLMRPADWQAHYHGDADKQAYLRHFSYSDRIRYYWAAPEIEAARERLFANLARTGLPLPLISQYLPQHHGAVAEGRIEATPGALVGANVVRALAPYFDAAASH
- a CDS encoding SDR family NAD(P)-dependent oxidoreductase; its protein translation is MQRVLVTGAAKGIGQAVAEAFAAQGAALVLMDLDEAALTETARSLAGAQRVEILVGSVASATDCAAAAELAQSALGGLDVLSHNAGIQTYGTVETTDEELWDRTLGVNLKGAFLISRAVMPLLRQSRGSVVHMASVQGMASQAGVTAYSVSKHGLIGLVHSMAIDYAPFGVRVNGIAPGSVDTPMLRASVALAEHPDEVWAEIRHMHPLGRSARPSEIAEAVLFLASEKASFITGEVLRVDGGMLAGLGGSPKKE
- a CDS encoding outer membrane protein; this translates as MSLIRKLAIAAVLAMAPLPVVAADAITYETSAPSSAIPVADAGFDWNGFYGGVYGAGQFSAGRGNQYGLGIDLGVNAQFDFYLVGAEVAVQGLAGGEGESSYGQVLAKGGVLVADDLALYATAGYGIDLGVPDQSNWLLGAGVEMAITDNVSLRAQFLHGFEAEGSNPTNQVTIGANYHF
- a CDS encoding NADH-quinone oxidoreductase subunit A; protein product: MNELLSNYLPIVLFIGIAGVIGLALLVAPFIVAFKKPDPEKVSAFEAGFDAFDDARMKVDVRYYLVSILFIIFDLEVAFLFPWAVAFKDVGWFGFWSMMIFLGVLTVGFIYEWRKGALEWD
- a CDS encoding sugar kinase, with the translated sequence MRKVVTIGEILVEIMATEPGDGFNAPIALVGPYPSGAPAIFIDQVARLGHPGGIIGCVGADDFGRLNLDRLRADGVDVSAVRVDAELPTGTAFVRYRSDGGRDFVFNIKHSACGAVRATPQSAALLAEAGHLHVMGSSLFSPALVEATLSALEEIKGRGGTISFDPNIRKEMLGLPGLEAALHAVLERTDLFLPSGQELFLFTSAREEASAVAEILTRARAVVIKRGADGSSYFDRDAAFHAAAFPAKEVDPTGAGDCFAGAFVVGWLNGVAPGEALRRANAAGALAVTRKGPMEGAASAAELDRFLASHG
- a CDS encoding outer membrane protein → MKISALLAGVGVATLMASGAHAADLMLPVQPTPVVDTSIFNFDGFYAGITGGGAWVSGGGSAGSIGVVAGANFTVADPFLLGVEGQFDGLYYDSGLNGYDALILGKIGVLASPQVLVYASLGGGWVHDNAGGGTTYGTWAYGGGVEVAVTDNMSIRGEVLGLHMPDAVNQNAAKATIGVLFHF